A region of Enoplosus armatus isolate fEnoArm2 chromosome 14, fEnoArm2.hap1, whole genome shotgun sequence DNA encodes the following proteins:
- the LOC139296493 gene encoding outer dense fiber protein 2-like, with amino-acid sequence MSPEDELQSPPLGFSSTREDVTLSCGDLASSHELGRRSRGRSSLHTRTPEADINCHADGKSPFLKILMDAEGAANSAAIQLVSFKDAMEDEFADSRQSGIDKRRITRQRGLLLEKLEDFRRINKSVRQKLKQLQDSEGDRMHADHQIDILLKKVTCAETENEHLKRDLSETERRVEELMDLRREEQENIKSAVHMTKTAEATRAHLQGQLRNKEGENNRLTVQLRTLERTLTEQKMEIDDLKGSMTSLTEKAAQDKESLKKATRAQKLRAERFEAAIEKCYAQLKEKDVQLANARLDRDSRRRQKEQMTDANDKLVAHVELLKNQIADLTARRQKEKDELTAANETAVQRVEKLRAENGDFSVNNATLKASVAQLEQQLADCESALVEEKVVSEERKHQAEQCRYQVAELEAEIDDLRIKYANLLRETEKTRDGKDTEVEKVRQELQGRVDELKSYPELLSAAEQSLFECQENLRRSERKCSEKSESIRQLQVKMESQAKLLRSSVEIKESSHEANLQLQEKVNSLQKQMDTLQQENLELVRRLAAQEEALSYSNRQLDHRSSESQALSRQLEAALSDVKQQVNKVKHQAVSREKALQTKILELEAEKSRRDNELRLLRQSKLTAEKQFDVRMKDLQLSLDQSESHKQSIQNYVDFLKNSYKTMFDEGLQTSSFGSSYFLK; translated from the exons aggagcagaggaCGCAGCAGTCTCCACACAAGAACCCCAGAGGCTGACATCAATTG TCATGCAGATGGAAAAAGCCCTTTCCTGAAAATACTGATGGATGCAGAAGGAGCTGCCAACTCTGCTGCCATACAACTTGTGTCTTTTAAAGATGCCATGGAAGATGAATttgct GACTCAAGACAGTCTGGAATTGATAAACGCAGAATTACAAGGCAGAGAGGGCTTTTGCTGGAGAAGTTGGAGGATTTTAGAAGAATAAATAAGTCTGTTCGACAGAAACTGAAACAGCTCCAAGATTCAGAG GGTGATCGAATGCATGCCGACCACCAAATTGACATCTTATTGAAGAAGGTCACATGCGCTGAGACTGAAAATGAG CATTTAAAAAGAGATTTGAGTGAGACGGAAAGAAGAGTTGAGGAACTGATGGATCTGCGGAGAGAAGAGCAG GAAAACATTAAGAGTGCAGTTCACATGACCAAGACTGCGGAGGCGACTCGTGCTCACCTGCAGGGGCAGCTGCGCAACAAGGAAGGCGAAAACAATCGCCTGACTGTACAGCTACGG ACTTTGGAGAGAACCCTGACCGAGCAAAAGATGGAGATCGATGATCTGAAAGGCTCCATGACCTCTCTGACTGAGAAGGCAGCACAGGACAAAGAATCTCTTAAGAAAGCCACCCGAGCACAGAAACTGAGGGCTGAGAGATTTGAAGCCGCTATTGAGAAATGCTACGCGCAATTGAAGGAAAAG GATGTTCAGTTGGCCAACGCCCGTTTAGACAGAGACTCCAGGAGACGGCAAAAGGAGCAGATGACAGATGCGAATGACAAACTTGTAGCTCATGTAGAGTTGTTGAAAAA TCAAATTGCAGACTTGACAGCGCGGCGGCAGAAGGAGAAGGACGAGCTCACTGCAGCCAATGAAACTGCGGTGCAACGTGTTGAAAAACTCCGGGCTGAAAATGGCGACTTCAGTGTCAATAATGCAACACTAAAG GCATCTGTTGCTCAgttggagcagcagctggctgATTGTGAGTCCGCCCTGGTAGAGGAGAAGGTTGTGTCTGAGGAGAGGAAACATCAAGCCGAACAGTGCCGTTATCAG GTTGCAGAGCTTGAAGCTGAGATAGATGATCTGAGGATAAAATATGCAAATCTTTtaagggagacagagaagacacGAGATGGAAAAGATACAGAAGTTGAGAAG GTGAGGCAGGAGCTGCAGGGGCGTGTGGACGAACTGAAGTCTTACCCCGAGTTACTGAGTGCAGCTGAGCAGAGTCTCTTCGAGTGCCAGGAGAACCTGCGACGCTCGGAGAGGAAGTGCTCAGAAAAGTCAGAGTCCATTAGGCAACTGCAGGTTAAG aTGGAGAGTCAGGCAAAATTGCTGAGATCATCTGTGGAGATAAAAGAGTCCAGTCATGAGGCCAATTTACAACTACAAGAGAAAGTGAATTCTCTTCAAAA gcaGATGGACACGCTGCAGCAGGAGAATCTGGAGCTGGTACGGAGGCTCGCAGCTCAGGAGGAAGCTCTCAGCTACAGTAACCGGCAGCTTGATCACCGCTCGTCAGAGTCCCAGGCCCTCAGCCGGCAGCTGGAGGCAGCTCTATCAGACGTCAAACAACAG GTCAACAAGGTAAAACACCAGGCTGTTTCCAGAGAAAAGGCCCTTCAGACCAAAATCCTGGAGCTGGAAGCCGAAAAGAGCAGAAGGGATAATGAGCTGAGGCTTCTTCGCCAGAGCAAGCTCACT GCAGAGAAACAGTTTGACGTGCGTATGAAGGACCTGCAGCTCAGtctggaccaatcagagagccACAAGCAGAGCATTCAGAACTACGTCGATTTTCTCAAAAACTCTTATAAGACCATGTTTGATGAGGGACTGCAAACATCAAGTTTTGGATCATCATATTTTCTAAAATGA
- the LOC139296016 gene encoding CCN family member 1-like: MGGRVEKHSSHSFRTPLQPAHTSDLAVYKRRWGLQKTHCQVSASCPRDCRCPPDSPRCAAGVSLMLDGCGCCKVCARQLFEDCSKTQPCDHTKGLECNFGGGYGSAKGICRAKSDGRTCEYNNRIYQNGEIFRPNCKHQCTCMDGSVGCVSLCPHELTLPKLGCAKPRRVKVPGRCCEQFICPEEAKTGSSVAKKHRKKHRKDEDDLTHRNELAPVWRGESLPAFRSHPMGHMSVRAVKCGSQTTAWSPCSKSCGTGVSTRVTNSNTQCKVVKETRICEVRPCNQMAVTRLQKGQKCNLTEKARRPVKLSYAGCRSLKKFQPRYCGSCSNGRCCRPHRTQTLPVRFRCKNGDIISRMVMMIESCKCNVNCSDNIKKTAAHYRLYNDVHKLKV, translated from the exons ATGGGAGGACGCGTGGAGAAGCATTCCTCTCATAGTTTCAGGACACCTCTTCAGCCTGCGCACACGTCAGATCTCGCAGTGTATAAAAGAAGATGGGGACTCCAAAAGACTCACTG TCAGGTGTCGGCCTCATGCCCGAGGGACTGTCGGTGTCCCCCTGACAGCCCCAGATGTGCAGCAGGAGTCAGTCTCATGCTGGATGGATGTGGATGCTGTAAAGTTTGCGCACGGCAGCTCTTCGAAGACTGCAGCAAGACACAGCCATGTGACCACACCAAGGGACTGGAGTGCAACTTTGGAGGGGGATATGGCTCTGCTAAGGGCATTTGTCGAG CCAAATCAGACGGAAGAACGTGCGAGTACAACAACAGGATTTACCAGAACGGGGAAATCTTCCGTCCAAACTGCAAACACCAGTGCACTTGCATGGACGGCTCTGTCGGATGTGTCTCCCTCTGCCCGCATGAGCTCACTCTGCCCAAACTGGGCTGTGCCAAGCCCAGGCGGGTCAAGGTGCCGGGACGGTGCTGTGAGCAATTCATCTGCCCCGAGGAAGCAAAGACAGGGAGCTCTGtggcaaagaaacacagaaagaagcACAGAAAAGACGAAGACGACCTTACCCACAGGAATGAGTTGGCTCCTGTGTGGAGAGGAGAGTCTTTACCTG CTTTCAGGAGTCACCCAATGGGCCACATGTCGGTCAGAGCAGTCAAGTGTGGGTCTCAAACCACAGCTTGGTCACCATGCTCCAAATCCTGTGGCACTGGAGTGTCCACCAGGGTGACAAACAGCAACACCCAGTGTAAAGTGGTGAAAGAGACTCGGATCTGTGAGGTCCGCCCATGCAACCAAATGGCCGTTACCAGATTGCAG AAAGGCCAGAAATGTAACCTCACAGAAAAGGCCAGACGTCCGGTTAAACTGTCCTACGCAGGCTGCCGTAGCCTGAAGAAGTTCCAGCCGAGGTACTGCGGGTCCTGCTCGAATGGGCGGTGCTGCAGGCCTCACCGAACCCAGACGCTACCTGTCCGCTTCCGATGCAAAAACGGAGACATCATCAGcaggatggtgatgatgattgagTCTTGCAAGTGTAACGTAAACTGCTCCGACAACATCAAGAAGACAGCTGCCCACTACAGACTTTATAATGATGTCCACAAACTGAAAGTGTAA
- the mcoln3a gene encoding mucolipin-3, whose translation MEDSEPLLAVRSEERRPNGHCRWSPHTLESKVVEDFRRRLKYFFMNPCEKYRARGRKPWKLTLQILKIAITTVQLVSFGLSNEMMVTFKDENLMTFRHLFLKGYKDHRPGSYALYTKADVYDHIYYIINRYISLPNLTVGNLAYEMVDGQYTPLSVCQEFYRNSSINPGNETFDIDPHIDKDCVYIYPVQSFSNSSLASHVNFSLDFKRLLSVNIYLTLKTINLQTVRHHELPDCYDFHIMITFDNCAHSGKIKVDVENDVRIYECRDWNVEGTSDKNDYLLLSFDSVVILACFTSLILCTRSVINGIQLQFEFNIFFHAYYNKIVTWSDRMEFVNGWYILIIVSDTLTIAGSVLKIGIQTKYLTNYDVCSILLGTATMLVWVGVIRYLGFFKKYNILILTLRAAFPNVIRFCCCAAMIYFGYCFCGWIVLGPYHDKFRTLDKVTECLFSLINGDDMYATFLKMRDKSYMVWLFSRVYLYSFISLFIYMVLSLFIAVITDTYETIKHHQQDKVPVSQLQAFIAECRDQPESGRYQTDEEPASCCLSPCCCFG comes from the exons ATGGAGGACTCTGAGCCGCTGTTGGCCGTGAGGTCGGAGGAGAGGAGGCCCAACGGCCACTGCAGATGGAGCCCTCACACTCTGGAGTCGAAGGTGGTGGAGGACTTCAGACGGAGGCTCAAGTACTTCTTCATGAACCCCTGTGAGAAATACAGAGCCAGGGGTCGCAAGCCGTGGAAACTGACGTTACAGATATTAAAAATTGCCATCACCACAGTCCAG TTAGTCTCTTTCGGCCTGAGCAACGAAATGATGGTCACCTTCAAAGACGAGAACCTGATGACGTTCAGACATCTGTTTCTCAAAGGATACAAGGATCACCGGCCGGGAAGCTATGCGCTCTACACGAAAGCAGATGTGTATGATCACATCTACTACATAATCAACAGG TACATCAGTCTCCCAAACCTGACAGTAGGTAACCTTGCATATGAGATGGTTGATGGACAGTacactcctctgtctgtctgtcaggagttttacagaaacagcagcatcaaTCCTGGAAATGAGACCTTTGACATTGATCCACATATTGATAAAG attgtgtttatatatatcCTGTGCAGTCGTTCAGCAACAGCAGTTTGGCGTCACACGTGAACTTCTCTTTGGATTTCAAAAG GCTGCTATCAGTGAACATCTACCTTACCCTGAAAACCATCAATCTGCAGACTGTGCGGCACCACGAGCTACCAGACTGTTATGACTTCCATATAATG ATCACGTTTGACAACTGTGCACACAGTGGAAAGATAAAGGTTGATGTTGAAAATGATGTAAGAATTTATGAATGCAGAGACTGGAATGTGGAAGGAACTT ctgatAAGAACGATTATCTCCTCTTGTCGTTTGATTCTGTGGTCATCCTCGCCTGCTtcacctctctcatcctctgcaCGCGATCCGTCATCAATGGAATCCAACTCCAGTTT GAATTCAACATATTCTTCCATGCCTACTATAATAAAATTGTGACTTGGTCAGACCGCATGGAGTTTGTGAATGGCTGGTACATCCTGATCATAGTGAGCGACACACTGACCATCGCTGGGTCAGTGCTCAAAATTGGAATACAAACAAAG TACCTGACAAACTATGATGTCTGCAGTATCTTGCTGGGAACAGCGACAATGCTGGTGTGGGTCGGCGTGATTCGTTACCTTGGTTTCTTCAAGAAATACAAT ATATTAATCTTAACCCTGAGGGCGGCATTCCCAAACGTGATCCGATTCTGCTGCTGTGCGGCCATGATCTACTTCGGGTACTGTTTCTGTGGTTGGATCGTCCTTGGGCCTTACCATGACAAA ttCCGAACGCTGGACAAGGTGACAGAgtgcctcttctctctcatcaACGGGGACGACATGTACGCCACCTTCCTGAAGATGAGAGACAAGAGCTACATGGTGTGGCTTTTCAGCAGAGTTTACCTCTactccttcatctccctcttcatctACATGGTGCTCAGCCTGTTCATCGCTGTCATTACTGACACCTATGAGACCATCAAG CATCACCAGCAAGACAAGGTGCCAGTGTCCCAGCTTCAGGCCTTCATAGCAGAGTGCAGGGACCAGCCCGAGTCTGGAAGATACCAGACTGACGAGGAGCCAgcttcctgctgcctctctccatGCTGCTGCTTTGGATGA
- the bcl10 gene encoding B-cell lymphoma/leukemia 10 isoform X2 has translation MDVPHLTEDEMAEIKKDVLTRLRHYLCEKIRAERHLDYLRACRILTRDDAEEISCRTTQTKRTAMLLDMLAENPRGLDALVDSIRELRAQNFIITRITDEVQKAKNEKIESLRGASSSPSDSCLSTPSTTSDLPAMFSSNSTLLFHPDGERSPSTSDIAGSLNLPSLQSPSGAGASIAIASSTTSSSLPRPGDPGAPPLPEEVMVESPSNIDAGVPGCTSSGGDPNFQPLRSRSLTPTSHRSIF, from the exons ATGGATGTTCCTCATCTCACTGAAGATGAAATGGCAGAGATTAAAAAAGAC GTGCTGACCAGACTGCGGCACTACCTCTGCGAAAAGATCAGGGCCGAGCGCCACCTCGACTACCTGCGCGCCTGCAGGATCCTGACACGGGACGACGCGGAGGAAATCAGCTGCAGGACCACGCAGACCAAGAGGACGGCCATGTTGTTGGACATGCTGGCCGAGAACCCCCGGGGCCTGGATGCCTTGGTTGACTCCATCAGGGAGTTGCGCGCACAAAACTTCATCATCACCAGAATAACTGATGAGGTGCAAAAGGCCAAAAACGAGAAGATCGAGTCTCTCAGAG GGGCTTCAAGTTCCCCATCTGACAGCTGCCTCAGCACTCCAAGCACAACCAGCGACCTCCCCGCGATGTTTTCAAGCAACTCCACCCTGCTCTTCCACCCAGACGGAGAACGAAGCCCTTCCACCTCAGACATAGCAGGCTCCCTCAATCTGCCCTCCTTACAGAGCCCCTCTGGGGCTGGCGCCAGCATCGCCATAGCTTCCTCCACAACCTCCTCCAGCCTCCCGAGGCCCGGAGACCCGGGAGCTCCTCCGCTGCCGGAGGAGGTGATGGTCGAATCCCCCTCCAACATAGATGCAGGAGTGCCGGGGTGCACCAGCAGCGGAGGGGACCCGAACTTCCAGCCGCTGCGGTCGCGCTCGCTCACTCCAACATCACATAGGAGCATCTTTTAG
- the bcl10 gene encoding B-cell lymphoma/leukemia 10 isoform X1, which yields MDVPHLTEDEMAEIKKDVLTRLRHYLCEKIRAERHLDYLRACRILTRDDAEEISCRTTQTKRTAMLLDMLAENPRGLDALVDSIRELRAQNFIITRITDEVQKAKNEKIESLRAGASSSPSDSCLSTPSTTSDLPAMFSSNSTLLFHPDGERSPSTSDIAGSLNLPSLQSPSGAGASIAIASSTTSSSLPRPGDPGAPPLPEEVMVESPSNIDAGVPGCTSSGGDPNFQPLRSRSLTPTSHRSIF from the exons ATGGATGTTCCTCATCTCACTGAAGATGAAATGGCAGAGATTAAAAAAGAC GTGCTGACCAGACTGCGGCACTACCTCTGCGAAAAGATCAGGGCCGAGCGCCACCTCGACTACCTGCGCGCCTGCAGGATCCTGACACGGGACGACGCGGAGGAAATCAGCTGCAGGACCACGCAGACCAAGAGGACGGCCATGTTGTTGGACATGCTGGCCGAGAACCCCCGGGGCCTGGATGCCTTGGTTGACTCCATCAGGGAGTTGCGCGCACAAAACTTCATCATCACCAGAATAACTGATGAGGTGCAAAAGGCCAAAAACGAGAAGATCGAGTCTCTCAGAG CAGGGGCTTCAAGTTCCCCATCTGACAGCTGCCTCAGCACTCCAAGCACAACCAGCGACCTCCCCGCGATGTTTTCAAGCAACTCCACCCTGCTCTTCCACCCAGACGGAGAACGAAGCCCTTCCACCTCAGACATAGCAGGCTCCCTCAATCTGCCCTCCTTACAGAGCCCCTCTGGGGCTGGCGCCAGCATCGCCATAGCTTCCTCCACAACCTCCTCCAGCCTCCCGAGGCCCGGAGACCCGGGAGCTCCTCCGCTGCCGGAGGAGGTGATGGTCGAATCCCCCTCCAACATAGATGCAGGAGTGCCGGGGTGCACCAGCAGCGGAGGGGACCCGAACTTCCAGCCGCTGCGGTCGCGCTCGCTCACTCCAACATCACATAGGAGCATCTTTTAG